One Gemmatimonadota bacterium genomic region harbors:
- a CDS encoding S9 family peptidase, producing the protein MILRSAFALLVPVVASAQGGLQPADLHRLQAVGDVQLSPDGRQVVYSVTHSDGPGRPTSEVRVLDIATGRSRPFGPAGEGVSGARWSPQGDRVAYFGRDGERFGLIVARADGSDARFVADVLGTNHPLPTSGERMTWSPDGRQVAFVSATPGPEADANGDPMVITRYLYKPSAGEGLTRFNDNRRLHIFVADVATGRVRQLTDGVYYEHSLDWSPRGDEILFVSNREPDPDRFFNYDIFAVRVGDGVVRRLTATKSAEYNPTWSPDGRTVAYLGTRRDLTSSETTMEDTHVWVMDADGSNRREVVRLDNRQGAPQWSADGRSLYFTMQDHGNVHLYRQDPADGQAARVLAEWGTVGAWSVGGDGVVAYAYTSPAHPAELYVRARTGGPRRLTQLNADVLGSRRLGRVDSFTVRSVGGREVQSFVTLPVEQRAGAKAPLIALIHGGPHGQQGPAFNASAQVYASRGYGVLMVNYRGSTGYGQAHADAIFGDQNGAEAEDILVAIDSALVRYPWIDAARLGVEGGSYGGQLANWLVTRTTRFKAAIPRASISNLVSFNYTAYYHDYLAVEFGAFPHQKGLMDTLWARSPLRYVDRVKTPTMLVHGENDNDVPIAEAEQFYIALRDVGTEAVMVRYPREGHGLRETKHLVDVLERSMRWYERWFQVQ; encoded by the coding sequence ATGATCCTTCGTTCAGCGTTCGCCCTCCTTGTCCCAGTCGTCGCGTCAGCCCAGGGAGGACTGCAACCGGCTGACTTGCACCGGCTCCAGGCGGTCGGCGACGTGCAGCTTTCGCCCGACGGTCGGCAGGTGGTCTACAGCGTTACGCACTCCGACGGGCCGGGCCGGCCGACCTCCGAGGTGCGGGTCCTCGATATCGCGACAGGTCGCTCGCGGCCCTTCGGTCCCGCGGGAGAAGGGGTCTCGGGGGCGCGGTGGTCACCGCAGGGTGACCGGGTTGCCTACTTTGGTCGTGACGGCGAGCGGTTTGGACTGATCGTCGCACGTGCCGATGGATCGGACGCCCGATTTGTCGCGGATGTGCTCGGGACAAACCACCCGCTGCCAACCTCTGGCGAACGAATGACCTGGTCGCCGGACGGGCGGCAGGTCGCCTTTGTCTCGGCGACCCCCGGTCCCGAGGCAGACGCCAACGGGGACCCGATGGTGATCACGCGCTACCTCTACAAGCCGTCGGCAGGCGAGGGGTTGACGCGCTTCAACGACAATCGGCGCCTCCACATCTTCGTCGCGGACGTGGCCACGGGACGGGTCCGCCAACTGACCGACGGGGTGTACTATGAACACTCGCTCGATTGGTCACCGCGTGGCGATGAGATCCTGTTCGTCTCCAACCGCGAGCCAGACCCGGATCGCTTCTTCAATTACGACATCTTCGCGGTCCGCGTCGGCGACGGCGTCGTGCGCCGACTGACCGCCACGAAGAGCGCCGAGTACAACCCGACCTGGTCCCCAGACGGGCGCACGGTCGCCTATCTCGGGACCAGGCGCGATCTCACCTCGTCCGAAACGACGATGGAGGACACGCACGTCTGGGTGATGGACGCCGATGGCAGCAACCGGCGCGAAGTCGTGCGCCTGGACAATCGCCAGGGTGCGCCCCAGTGGTCCGCGGACGGACGGTCGTTGTACTTCACGATGCAGGACCACGGCAATGTGCATCTGTACCGTCAGGACCCCGCGGACGGACAGGCAGCGCGGGTGCTCGCCGAGTGGGGCACCGTCGGCGCATGGTCCGTCGGCGGCGACGGGGTGGTGGCGTATGCCTACACCAGCCCTGCGCATCCCGCGGAGCTGTACGTCCGCGCTCGCACGGGCGGGCCACGACGGCTGACCCAGCTCAACGCTGACGTCCTCGGATCGCGACGGCTGGGGCGCGTGGACTCCTTCACGGTCCGCTCGGTGGGCGGGCGGGAGGTCCAGTCGTTCGTCACCCTGCCGGTGGAGCAACGCGCCGGGGCGAAGGCGCCCCTGATTGCGCTGATCCACGGCGGGCCACACGGGCAGCAGGGGCCGGCGTTCAACGCAAGTGCGCAGGTGTACGCGTCCCGCGGGTACGGCGTGTTGATGGTGAACTATCGCGGCTCGACCGGATACGGACAGGCACATGCGGATGCCATCTTCGGCGACCAGAATGGAGCGGAAGCCGAGGATATCCTCGTGGCGATCGACAGCGCGCTGGTGCGATATCCGTGGATCGACGCGGCGCGGCTTGGCGTGGAAGGCGGGAGTTACGGGGGCCAACTCGCCAACTGGCTGGTGACGCGCACCACACGCTTCAAGGCGGCCATTCCCCGAGCCTCGATCTCGAACCTGGTCTCGTTCAACTACACGGCGTACTACCATGACTACCTCGCCGTGGAGTTCGGGGCCTTTCCGCACCAGAAGGGGTTGATGGACACCCTGTGGGCGCGCTCACCGTTGCGGTACGTGGACCGGGTAAAGACGCCGACGATGCTCGTGCACGGCGAGAACGACAATGACGTCCCCATCGCGGAAGCCGAGCAGTTCTATATCGCGCTGCGGGACGTGGGAACCGAGGCGGTGATGGTACGATATCCGCGAGAGGGACACGGGTTGCGTGAGACGAAACACCTGGTCGACGTGCTGGAGCGATCGATGCGTTGGTATGAGCGTTGGTTCCAGGTGCAGTAG
- a CDS encoding TonB-dependent receptor translates to MRLPLVFLILSVGTPLVSFSQQQAVDSARTLRTVTVTATRQATDVRAVPAPVSVLDARTMRERSANSATDLLRELPGVDVVGTGPNQARPSIRGQRGQRILLLQDGLRLNNARRQQDFGELPSFVDIEQLERVEVVRGPSSVLYGSDAIGGVINLITRPPATDGPTVRGGAGYRYSGAGDQQRGDASVNAIAGPFAFSASGHLRNAGDYLAPAGTFGGVRLGSTTRLDDSGVRDRGLALTAAWHGTTGRRAWMRHDTYEARNAGFGLVEPRVLGDTSTRVQLTYPWQDVAKTSAGVALNALGAPFADRLDVSAYTQRNVRDFHSLVDVYVPTGPGRTATINSRSFNATDVRTNGLRAELARVTRRAVFTYGVDFFRDDARSADSSWSRTVGFGPAPIIQSGTTPSLANAVLRNLGIFAQGDWRLHDRVSVITGVRFHDVSSETRPTVGLPDSLSNLDARNRTTVYAINGIYRLTDRVSLISAVGRGFRAPNLIERYFAGPSTDGTALQVTNADLVPETSNNVDVGIRMSLPRVEVEVFHFRNQIRDGIIVRPTGRTFGRLAEFRNVNVARLRTRGVEGSMTANLGRGLGLALNYTDLDTRDPDTPDVPVAGTYSTKLNAAMSYRPRSGAFWAEYAVRHQGRQQDINLGTSPIGAVLPAFTVSNVRAGLRLGAVAGRPQDLTLAIVNLTNRLYAEAANSAFFRPEAARHIIVGLRSTF, encoded by the coding sequence ATGCGACTTCCCCTCGTGTTTCTCATCCTGAGCGTGGGCACACCGCTGGTGAGCTTTTCCCAACAGCAGGCCGTGGATTCTGCCCGGACCCTACGGACCGTCACCGTCACCGCGACACGTCAGGCGACGGACGTCAGGGCGGTCCCTGCCCCGGTGTCCGTGCTCGACGCCCGGACCATGCGCGAGCGATCGGCGAACAGCGCGACCGACCTCCTGCGCGAACTCCCCGGAGTCGACGTGGTGGGGACCGGGCCAAACCAGGCACGTCCCTCGATCCGCGGCCAGCGCGGCCAGCGGATCCTGCTGCTGCAGGACGGGTTACGGCTCAACAACGCGCGTCGGCAACAGGATTTTGGCGAGCTTCCGTCGTTCGTGGACATCGAGCAGTTGGAGCGGGTAGAGGTCGTGCGGGGACCGTCCTCCGTCCTCTACGGATCCGACGCGATTGGCGGCGTGATCAACCTGATCACGCGCCCACCGGCCACCGATGGACCCACCGTTCGCGGCGGCGCCGGCTATCGCTACAGTGGTGCCGGGGATCAACAACGCGGTGACGCCTCCGTAAATGCGATCGCCGGCCCGTTCGCCTTCTCGGCGAGTGGCCACCTGAGAAATGCCGGCGACTACCTGGCGCCGGCCGGGACGTTCGGCGGGGTACGCCTGGGTTCCACGACGCGCCTCGATGATTCCGGTGTGCGCGATCGCGGGCTGGCGCTGACCGCCGCCTGGCACGGGACGACGGGCCGCCGCGCGTGGATGCGGCACGACACCTACGAGGCGCGCAACGCCGGGTTTGGGCTGGTCGAGCCTCGGGTGCTTGGCGATACCAGCACCCGAGTGCAGCTCACGTACCCGTGGCAAGACGTGGCAAAGACCTCCGCCGGGGTCGCGCTGAACGCTCTCGGCGCGCCGTTCGCCGATCGGCTCGACGTCAGTGCGTACACGCAGCGCAACGTCCGCGACTTTCATTCCCTCGTGGATGTCTACGTCCCCACGGGACCGGGGCGGACGGCCACCATCAACTCACGTTCCTTCAACGCGACCGACGTCCGCACCAACGGGCTGCGCGCCGAGCTGGCGCGCGTGACCCGTCGCGCCGTGTTCACGTATGGCGTCGACTTCTTCCGGGACGATGCGCGCTCGGCTGACTCCAGCTGGTCGCGCACCGTGGGATTTGGCCCCGCGCCGATCATCCAATCCGGCACGACGCCGTCCCTCGCCAACGCAGTCTTGCGCAACCTCGGGATCTTTGCCCAGGGCGATTGGCGGTTGCACGACCGCGTCTCGGTCATCACCGGCGTGCGCTTTCATGATGTGTCCTCCGAGACGCGGCCGACCGTCGGCCTTCCCGACTCACTCAGCAACCTCGACGCCCGGAACCGCACGACGGTCTACGCCATCAACGGGATCTATCGCCTCACCGATCGCGTGAGCCTGATTTCGGCCGTTGGGCGGGGCTTTCGCGCTCCCAACCTCATCGAGCGCTACTTCGCGGGTCCGTCCACCGATGGGACGGCCCTGCAAGTCACCAACGCCGACCTCGTGCCCGAGACCTCGAACAACGTCGACGTCGGGATTCGCATGTCGCTCCCGCGCGTGGAGGTCGAAGTCTTTCACTTTCGCAACCAGATTCGCGACGGCATCATCGTGCGTCCCACCGGCCGCACCTTTGGTCGATTGGCCGAGTTCCGCAACGTGAACGTCGCGCGCCTGCGCACGCGCGGGGTCGAAGGGTCAATGACGGCCAACCTCGGTCGCGGACTTGGGCTCGCGCTCAACTACACGGACCTCGACACCCGGGATCCGGACACGCCAGACGTGCCGGTCGCGGGGACCTACAGCACCAAGCTCAACGCCGCGATGAGCTATCGGCCACGGAGTGGAGCGTTCTGGGCGGAATACGCCGTGCGGCATCAGGGGAGACAGCAAGACATCAACCTGGGAACGAGCCCGATCGGGGCTGTGTTACCGGCGTTTACCGTTTCCAACGTCCGTGCGGGCCTGCGACTCGGGGCGGTGGCCGGGCGGCCGCAGGACCTGACGCTCGCGATCGTGAACCTGACGAACCGTCTGTACGCCGAGGCGGCCAACAGCGCCTTCTTCCGGCCCGAAGCAGCGCGACACATCATCGTCGGCTTGCGGTCGACGTTCTGA
- a CDS encoding response regulator transcription factor: MTPRIRVAVADDHAIVREGLRLVLESGGTFEVIGEAGSAADAVVLVMERQPDVLVLDISMPGGSGLLAVPEIIERAPNTRVLMLSMHDHAEYVVECVRAGAHGYLRKDSAPAELRSAVSAVHRGDGYFAPEVAQFVATALRDGRERAESAAAPLLTTRERQVLVAVSHGLTNKEIAAQLGIATRTVEAHRDSLGRKLGIRTAAGLTRYCMEQGVK, encoded by the coding sequence ATGACACCGCGCATCCGGGTGGCGGTGGCCGACGATCACGCGATCGTGCGCGAGGGATTGCGACTGGTATTGGAGTCTGGCGGGACGTTCGAGGTGATCGGGGAGGCCGGCTCGGCGGCGGACGCGGTGGTGCTTGTGATGGAACGACAACCGGATGTGCTGGTCCTGGATATCTCGATGCCCGGAGGTTCCGGACTGCTCGCCGTCCCGGAGATCATTGAACGCGCCCCGAACACGCGGGTCCTGATGCTGTCGATGCACGATCACGCTGAGTACGTGGTGGAGTGCGTGCGCGCCGGGGCGCACGGATACCTGCGCAAGGACTCCGCGCCGGCCGAACTTCGATCGGCTGTGTCGGCCGTCCACCGTGGAGATGGCTACTTCGCGCCCGAGGTGGCCCAATTCGTCGCCACGGCACTCCGCGATGGCCGTGAACGCGCGGAGTCCGCTGCCGCGCCGCTGCTGACCACACGTGAGCGTCAGGTGCTGGTCGCCGTCTCACACGGCCTGACCAACAAGGAAATCGCGGCCCAACTCGGCATTGCCACGCGCACCGTCGAGGCCCACCGCGATTCGTTGGGCCGGAAACTTGGGATACGCACGGCCGCCGGGCTGACGCGGTATTGCATGGAGCAGGGGGTGAAGTAG
- a CDS encoding sensor histidine kinase, with product MLPLAELDAAILQAAITLLVMVLCGGLWVRTRRAYFGWWAVAWGLYLTRIGAIVAFLVTEQQPWLFLHQVITGWTALALLWTSAVFAGRARWRSWYIVLAAFPPLWSWVAIYQLQNFLLAAAPAVAFLSVATAATGVMFWRYRLAHPSAGATVLATTFLLWAVHHLDYPILRARGVWSPWGYYLDIVFTLGVAGGILLLINSELTDTLRARGEALEHLSRRMVRQHEAERRRLSLALHDETAQVLAAVKLQLGSVAEHVEAPLRQRLDHTITLVDTSITGIRRLAHGLRPALLDDLGLLPALRSLTDEVADAQGMPIDFDAPSVLPVVAEEGEVALYRALQEGLANVGRHAGATHVQVSLEAHGDVVILHVRDDGRGIDPAVMDAAARGGLAGMRERVAAVGGEVSVAAVPGQGTHLRVSIPVVDA from the coding sequence ATGCTTCCGCTCGCCGAACTTGACGCCGCCATCCTGCAGGCCGCCATCACCCTGCTGGTGATGGTGCTGTGCGGTGGACTGTGGGTGCGAACCCGCCGCGCCTACTTCGGATGGTGGGCCGTCGCATGGGGGCTCTACCTCACGCGCATTGGGGCGATCGTTGCCTTCCTGGTCACCGAGCAGCAGCCATGGCTGTTCCTGCATCAGGTGATCACGGGATGGACAGCGCTGGCGCTCTTGTGGACCTCGGCGGTCTTCGCCGGACGAGCCCGTTGGCGCTCCTGGTACATCGTGCTCGCCGCGTTCCCGCCGCTCTGGTCCTGGGTCGCGATCTACCAGCTGCAGAACTTCCTGCTCGCCGCCGCGCCCGCCGTGGCCTTCCTGAGCGTCGCGACCGCCGCGACCGGCGTCATGTTCTGGCGGTATCGCCTGGCCCATCCTTCTGCGGGCGCCACCGTCCTCGCCACGACCTTCCTGTTGTGGGCCGTGCATCATCTGGACTATCCCATTCTCCGGGCGCGGGGCGTGTGGAGTCCGTGGGGGTACTACCTCGACATCGTGTTCACGCTTGGCGTGGCGGGCGGTATTCTGCTGTTGATCAATAGTGAACTCACGGACACGCTCCGGGCGCGCGGCGAAGCCCTGGAGCACCTCTCGCGGCGCATGGTTCGACAACACGAAGCGGAGCGACGACGACTCTCGCTCGCGCTGCACGACGAGACCGCGCAGGTGCTCGCGGCCGTCAAGCTGCAACTCGGGAGCGTAGCCGAGCACGTCGAGGCACCCCTGCGCCAGCGCCTCGATCATACGATCACGCTGGTGGACACAAGCATCACCGGCATTCGGCGCCTGGCGCACGGCCTGCGACCCGCGCTGCTCGACGATCTGGGGTTGTTGCCCGCGCTGCGGTCATTGACGGACGAGGTCGCCGACGCGCAGGGAATGCCGATTGACTTCGACGCACCAAGCGTCCTCCCGGTGGTCGCGGAAGAGGGCGAGGTGGCCCTGTACCGAGCACTCCAGGAGGGGCTCGCCAATGTTGGTCGTCATGCGGGCGCCACCCACGTGCAGGTGTCGCTGGAAGCACACGGCGACGTGGTGATCCTGCACGTCAGGGACGATGGTCGGGGGATCGATCCCGCCGTCATGGACGCCGCGGCACGAGGCGGTCTCGCGGGGATGCGAGAACGTGTCGCCGCCGTCGGAGGTGAGGTGAGCGTCGCCGCCGTTCCCGGACAGGGCACACACCTGCGGGTCTCGATCCCGGTCGTTGACGCATGA
- a CDS encoding cupin domain-containing protein — translation MSAVTHHTWDAMPVEELNPLIGRRLITGNRMMLAHVYLKKGAVVPRHNHHNEQLTYVVSGWLRFWIGEDEAEVIDVKAGDVLVIPSFTWHKAEAMEDTLDVDVFDPPREDWLNKTDDYLRR, via the coding sequence ATGTCGGCCGTTACGCACCATACGTGGGACGCCATGCCTGTCGAAGAGCTCAACCCGCTCATTGGCCGGCGTTTGATCACGGGCAACCGGATGATGCTGGCCCATGTCTACCTCAAGAAGGGCGCGGTCGTCCCGCGTCACAACCACCACAATGAGCAGCTGACCTATGTGGTGAGTGGGTGGCTGCGCTTCTGGATCGGCGAGGACGAAGCGGAGGTCATCGACGTGAAGGCGGGCGACGTCCTCGTGATTCCGTCATTCACCTGGCACAAGGCCGAGGCGATGGAGGATACGCTCGATGTGGACGTGTTTGACCCGCCGCGCGAGGACTGGCTGAACAAAACCGACGACTACCTGCGCCGTTAG
- a CDS encoding MarR family transcriptional regulator has product MTTPSTLHAPSAGPRTSRAGLGEDVDAALHLWVVLTRAYAAVNAVAREDIRSHGLTEGEFSVLELLFHKGPVLLGEIQRRVLVSSGGITFLVDRLADKGLVERRDCPSDRRARFAVLTSAGEDLLARIFPLHAARMAEAVAGLSREEQAQATALLRRLGYAAAAVSGGAK; this is encoded by the coding sequence ATGACGACTCCCTCGACTCTTCACGCGCCTTCCGCGGGCCCCCGGACTTCTCGAGCCGGGCTCGGTGAAGACGTTGACGCGGCCCTGCACCTCTGGGTCGTGCTGACTCGCGCGTATGCCGCCGTGAACGCCGTGGCACGGGAGGACATCCGGAGCCATGGGCTGACTGAGGGTGAGTTCTCCGTCCTGGAGTTGTTGTTCCACAAGGGGCCGGTCCTGTTGGGCGAAATTCAGCGGCGCGTGCTGGTGTCGAGCGGCGGCATCACCTTCCTGGTGGACCGGCTCGCGGACAAGGGATTGGTGGAACGCCGCGATTGCCCGTCGGACCGTCGGGCACGCTTTGCCGTGTTGACCAGTGCTGGAGAGGATTTGTTGGCCAGGATCTTCCCGTTGCATGCCGCGCGCATGGCCGAGGCGGTTGCCGGCCTCAGTCGCGAGGAGCAGGCGCAGGCGACGGCACTACTTCGGCGGTTGGGATATGCGGCGGCCGCCGTGTCCGGAGGAGCGAAGTGA
- a CDS encoding VOC family protein — translation MVSANAGRTLAFYREVLGVGLVKRTVNFDDPSSYHLYFGDATGAPGTILTFFEWGGLPSGFPGVGGVHHLALGVATSDAQLKWKRRLEDAGTPVSGPYNRGWFRSIYFTDPDGQILEIATRGPGYAVDEAADALGQRELPPPPDAEIVGERNEAAIERLTWPEPVPTITADMALEGIHHISAITTDLERLDEFYGAALGLRLVKKSFNQDHPDIKHWFWASYDGQAVAPHSALTFFGWPPRGRPTKPGVGQTHHIAFRARTADDQLAFRAHLLELGVPVSPVMDRTYFTSIYFRDPDGLLLEVATDGPGFAIDEPPGRLGQELRLPAWMDDQRDAIVGALTPLGA, via the coding sequence ATGGTGTCAGCCAACGCGGGACGGACGCTCGCGTTTTACCGCGAGGTCCTGGGGGTCGGCCTGGTCAAGCGCACGGTGAATTTTGACGATCCCTCCTCGTACCATCTCTACTTTGGCGATGCGACGGGGGCTCCGGGGACCATCCTGACCTTCTTCGAGTGGGGCGGCCTCCCGTCGGGGTTTCCCGGGGTGGGTGGCGTGCACCATCTCGCGTTAGGCGTGGCAACGTCCGACGCGCAGCTCAAGTGGAAGCGCCGCCTGGAAGATGCGGGCACACCGGTGAGCGGGCCGTACAACCGTGGGTGGTTTCGCAGCATCTACTTCACGGATCCGGACGGACAGATCCTCGAGATCGCGACGCGTGGGCCGGGGTACGCGGTCGACGAGGCGGCCGACGCGCTGGGGCAGCGCGAGTTGCCTCCTCCGCCCGACGCCGAGATTGTCGGGGAACGCAACGAAGCGGCTATCGAGCGGTTGACCTGGCCTGAGCCCGTGCCAACCATCACGGCGGATATGGCGCTGGAAGGGATTCATCATATCAGCGCCATCACCACGGACCTCGAGCGCCTCGACGAGTTTTATGGCGCCGCGCTCGGCTTGCGCCTGGTGAAGAAGAGCTTCAACCAGGACCATCCGGACATCAAGCACTGGTTCTGGGCGTCCTACGACGGCCAGGCGGTGGCGCCGCACAGCGCGCTGACCTTCTTTGGCTGGCCACCGCGTGGGCGACCCACGAAGCCAGGGGTCGGGCAAACGCACCACATCGCATTTCGGGCGCGGACCGCAGATGACCAGCTCGCCTTTCGCGCGCACCTGTTGGAGCTTGGCGTGCCCGTGTCGCCGGTGATGGATCGCACCTATTTCACGAGCATCTACTTCCGTGACCCGGACGGCCTCTTGCTCGAGGTGGCGACCGACGGCCCGGGCTTCGCCATCGACGAACCTCCCGGCCGACTCGGCCAGGAGCTTCGCCTTCCGGCGTGGATGGACGACCAGCGTGACGCGATTGTTGGCGCGCTGACTCCGCTGGGCGCATGA
- a CDS encoding dienelactone hydrolase family protein — translation MTLPPHGAAQLFRAGAVGTAVRGRLIMLHGRGATADGIASLAAPLGVLDRWSVVAPQAAGNTWYPYSFLAPMAQNEPGITSGIALIESLVQSALDEGFRSDQVALLGFSQGACLSLEFVARHPRRYAAVIGYSGGLIGPPGTPRDYAGSLDGTPVFLGCSDVDAHIPAERVRESAEVLSRMGASVDMRFYPGMPHTVNDEELAAGRELLR, via the coding sequence ATGACGCTCCCGCCGCATGGTGCGGCGCAGCTGTTTCGTGCCGGCGCGGTCGGCACGGCGGTGCGCGGTCGGCTGATCATGCTACATGGGCGTGGGGCGACGGCCGATGGCATCGCATCGCTCGCGGCTCCCCTTGGGGTCCTCGATCGCTGGTCGGTGGTTGCCCCGCAGGCCGCGGGCAACACCTGGTATCCCTACAGCTTTCTTGCGCCGATGGCACAGAACGAGCCCGGGATCACCTCCGGCATCGCCCTGATCGAGTCGCTGGTGCAGTCGGCGTTGGACGAGGGTTTTCGCAGCGACCAGGTCGCACTGCTGGGCTTCTCGCAGGGCGCCTGTCTTTCTCTGGAGTTTGTCGCGCGCCATCCGCGGCGCTACGCCGCGGTTATCGGTTACAGTGGCGGCTTGATCGGTCCGCCGGGTACGCCGCGCGACTACGCCGGCTCCCTTGATGGCACGCCGGTCTTCCTCGGCTGCAGTGACGTGGACGCGCATATCCCGGCCGAGCGTGTGCGGGAGAGCGCCGAGGTGCTCTCCCGGATGGGCGCCAGTGTTGACATGCGGTTCTACCCGGGGATGCCGCATACGGTGAACGACGAAGAACTTGCGGCGGGGCGGGAGCTGCTCAGATAG
- a CDS encoding amidohydrolase family protein, producing MRSLVIRPLFLVLVAASTAAAQPPLVITNAHLVDGVRGAFATNASVVIENGRITRIATGPVSPPAGAHVIDARGRYLLPGLIDVHTHVASLAAAKRALESGVTTIRSASVSAYQDVALREASRRGTIAGPDVIAAGVFVTPGLGETILADTALTALAGGVTTEAALRAVVRTNARRGVDAIKTRGTERAGLPDTDPRKQTYTEQQLAWIVDEATRHNLPVMAHAHGDEGAYAAVKAGVRSIEHGTYLSDSTLRLMKERGTWLVPTWITILDLATPGGDYDDPVLTLRGRNMAPIVAAAVRKAHQMGVKLATGADTDYGSSSVNRIYAEVALFVDAGLTPLEALRTATTSAADLLRIGDRVGQLKEGYEADLILVEGNPLADIKALSDVLVVISNGRVGLNRTPFGK from the coding sequence ATGCGCTCGCTCGTCATCCGCCCACTGTTCCTCGTGCTCGTCGCAGCCTCCACCGCGGCAGCACAGCCCCCACTGGTCATCACCAATGCCCACCTGGTCGATGGCGTTCGGGGAGCGTTCGCGACCAACGCCTCCGTCGTCATCGAGAACGGGCGCATCACGCGCATCGCGACGGGGCCGGTGTCACCCCCCGCGGGTGCGCACGTCATCGACGCGCGGGGGCGATACCTGCTTCCCGGGCTGATTGATGTGCACACACATGTCGCCTCGCTGGCCGCAGCGAAGCGCGCACTCGAGTCCGGCGTGACGACGATTCGGAGCGCGAGTGTCTCCGCCTACCAGGACGTGGCGTTGCGCGAAGCGAGCCGCCGGGGAACGATCGCCGGCCCCGACGTGATCGCCGCCGGCGTCTTCGTCACACCCGGCCTGGGGGAGACGATCCTCGCTGACACAGCCCTGACCGCGCTCGCGGGCGGCGTCACCACGGAAGCTGCCCTGCGCGCCGTGGTCCGCACCAACGCGCGCCGTGGCGTGGACGCCATCAAGACGCGCGGGACGGAGCGTGCCGGACTCCCCGATACCGATCCGCGCAAGCAGACCTACACGGAGCAGCAGCTGGCCTGGATCGTTGACGAGGCTACGAGGCACAACTTGCCCGTGATGGCACACGCCCACGGTGACGAAGGGGCGTATGCCGCCGTGAAGGCTGGCGTGCGCAGCATCGAGCATGGCACCTATCTCTCGGATTCGACCCTGCGCCTGATGAAGGAGCGCGGCACGTGGCTCGTTCCGACCTGGATCACGATACTTGACCTCGCCACGCCCGGCGGCGACTACGACGATCCGGTGCTCACGCTTCGCGGGCGCAACATGGCGCCGATCGTCGCCGCCGCCGTGCGCAAGGCGCACCAGATGGGCGTAAAGCTCGCGACCGGCGCTGACACGGACTACGGCAGCTCCAGCGTCAACCGCATCTACGCCGAGGTGGCGCTCTTCGTCGACGCAGGCCTGACGCCGCTCGAGGCATTGCGCACCGCCACGACGAGTGCCGCGGACCTGCTGCGCATCGGCGACCGCGTGGGTCAGCTCAAGGAAGGGTACGAGGCAGACTTGATCCTCGTGGAAGGCAACCCGCTGGCCGACATCAAGGCGTTGTCCGACGTGCTCGTCGTCATCAGCAACGGGCGCGTGGGGCTGAACCGCACGCCATTCGGGAAGTAG
- a CDS encoding HAMP domain-containing histidine kinase, translating to MSVRLSDPRPEAAELQTEGPTPSRVWGDQWLRVSEKVIKGLNHQLTNRVASLEAVVTLLGDEEEVPDLQLMGSLAQEVKRLNQLLHLYRLMPAEPFVTTEPVRLQDAVTQVMELHGHHADLRGIPIEVDRAADTPPVLVRPSALLRCLLVLLESAAGNALRAGATGTLHVAYGGDADTVWVTFEAPCPPAQLLFTGDGSLVGAVNSALAHVHGHADVQLLRDGSTERIRYTVQLPTLAAARRAGL from the coding sequence ATGAGCGTTCGACTCAGTGACCCCCGCCCAGAGGCGGCTGAACTGCAGACTGAAGGACCCACCCCCTCCCGGGTGTGGGGCGACCAGTGGCTGCGCGTGTCCGAAAAGGTCATCAAGGGGCTGAACCACCAACTCACCAATCGCGTCGCCTCGCTCGAGGCGGTCGTCACCCTGCTGGGCGACGAGGAAGAGGTCCCCGACCTGCAACTGATGGGGTCGCTCGCGCAGGAGGTGAAGCGGCTGAATCAGCTTCTCCACCTCTACCGACTCATGCCGGCCGAACCGTTCGTCACTACCGAACCGGTACGACTGCAGGACGCGGTCACCCAGGTCATGGAGTTGCACGGCCATCACGCGGACCTGCGCGGCATCCCCATCGAGGTGGATCGCGCCGCAGACACGCCGCCCGTCCTCGTGCGGCCCTCCGCCTTGCTGCGGTGCCTGCTGGTGCTCCTCGAAAGTGCTGCGGGGAACGCTCTTCGCGCTGGCGCCACGGGGACCCTGCACGTGGCATACGGCGGTGACGCTGACACGGTCTGGGTGACGTTCGAAGCGCCTTGTCCGCCCGCGCAGTTGTTGTTTACGGGCGACGGTAGCCTGGTCGGCGCCGTCAATAGCGCGCTCGCGCATGTGCACGGCCACGCTGATGTTCAGCTGTTGCGTGACGGGAGCACCGAGCGCATTCGCTACACGGTGCAACTCCCGACGTTGGCCGCGGCACGCCGGGCCGGGTTGTAG